From the genome of Sphingobacterium kitahiroshimense, one region includes:
- a CDS encoding thiopeptide-type bacteriocin biosynthesis protein, producing the protein MEKIDNTFFIRYPKLSLRNIFDLLEKNDTEDDFKKAIKETLQNGNFRDALKYSSPLFYLELIKQDCKNEISEKTYATLYKYFSRASSRAIPLDMFSVVSFGNIEGQTNLCLNNDKNEFYEHINIQVLYILNEFLLDNERYYQALMYSINSTVFFEGTYLKYFIFKDGENELKVIKSSKFLSSFITDTIVPISYNSIIEYFKKIFPNNTSMEVSSYINSLIKSKLIIATTTPSYIDNYSLESFLGKINIDSLQNTEKSLLIELKKHHDESISKNDNSKIKDFLVEQFKDNLTNVQTTRIDIVSVGSKFTISETLASQIVNSINKLNFLRFNAIDNTKAVIDEFITNFKKKYHEGDLVPLTKIFDPERGNSLFTNPNKITTLCSEQVYLNLRFNNFYSHILNYCKYNQDDHYVISEEDLVKFNDLSVGHKNCSPNFGIFGSILKIDELYEFHLKSSNDFPSSKNYSRFTPYFKDYAQNFEESNSFESEYFEGAILAEIYYLPPNDLSNISKRFLERSYFINLNQAKTGCDKEICISDILMTVQEGKIKIFSKSNKREIIPVRTSPNVDLPNFDFYNILNLISDQYKKPALIWDWNSYTNEPFLPKISYNGIILAERMWNLSLFTIQKFLKKNEISHNDLADYLNSLNISSYVLLKLENDKKLLIHTKHNFCIKLLLSHLLKYKYISLEDFSGYRASELDYYNEILITAKNIEKNVSQYSLLKFREDELDTKPKIHSIGNKWISLVIKGNERILENLVVGDLARIILKLKSASLIKEIHFLRFGGDNSLLKLRIKVKNKQNVLEVLNTIKKPIFTLIGKGDLDDCIYDNYIPDYNRYGKDDIKSVQKLFNIDSILTLRILKKKRFTTYSERWNFTILSVFNYLQLIDGSVEQYEYIKYMKSVLFEEYKKDDPVGLRIQLNNLYRNRKNSILNTFKSDVYNYQFFNNWKHEIKQIKIDRENIMHCIHMFVNRFFPKDQRIIELQIFHCLEKYLLSTIKQK; encoded by the coding sequence ATGGAAAAAATTGATAATACATTTTTTATAAGATACCCTAAATTATCATTAAGGAATATTTTCGATCTTTTAGAGAAAAATGATACAGAAGATGATTTTAAGAAAGCTATTAAAGAAACTCTTCAAAATGGAAATTTCAGAGACGCCCTGAAATACTCTTCCCCCTTATTTTATTTGGAATTAATTAAGCAAGATTGTAAAAATGAGATAAGTGAAAAAACTTATGCAACATTATATAAATATTTTAGTAGAGCAAGTAGTAGAGCTATACCATTAGATATGTTTTCGGTTGTATCCTTCGGTAATATTGAAGGTCAAACAAACTTATGTCTAAATAATGATAAAAATGAATTTTACGAGCATATAAATATTCAAGTTCTTTATATTCTTAACGAATTCTTATTGGATAATGAAAGATATTATCAGGCATTAATGTATTCAATAAATTCTACTGTTTTTTTTGAAGGAACATACTTAAAATATTTTATTTTTAAAGATGGCGAGAATGAACTGAAAGTAATAAAAAGCTCAAAATTTTTATCTTCTTTTATAACAGATACTATTGTACCAATATCCTATAATAGTATTATAGAATATTTTAAAAAGATATTTCCAAATAATACAAGCATGGAAGTGAGCTCATATATTAATTCATTAATTAAGAGTAAGCTTATTATTGCTACCACAACACCGTCATATATTGATAATTATTCATTAGAGTCGTTTTTAGGTAAAATAAATATTGATTCTTTGCAAAATACAGAAAAGAGCTTATTAATTGAATTAAAAAAACATCACGATGAGAGTATTTCTAAAAATGATAATAGTAAAATTAAAGATTTTCTTGTAGAGCAGTTTAAGGATAATTTAACAAATGTCCAAACTACAAGGATTGATATAGTATCTGTTGGAAGCAAATTTACTATTTCCGAAACATTAGCATCGCAAATTGTTAATTCGATCAACAAATTGAATTTTTTAAGATTCAATGCGATTGATAACACAAAAGCTGTAATTGATGAATTCATTACTAATTTCAAGAAAAAATATCACGAGGGTGATTTGGTTCCTTTGACGAAAATTTTTGATCCCGAGCGTGGTAATAGTCTTTTTACAAATCCTAATAAAATTACTACACTTTGTAGTGAGCAAGTATATTTGAATCTAAGATTTAATAATTTTTACAGCCATATATTAAATTACTGTAAATATAATCAAGATGATCATTATGTTATTTCAGAAGAAGATTTAGTTAAATTTAATGATTTATCGGTTGGTCATAAGAATTGCTCTCCTAATTTCGGAATTTTTGGCTCAATACTGAAGATAGATGAGTTGTATGAATTTCATTTAAAATCAAGTAATGATTTTCCTAGCAGTAAAAATTATTCCAGATTCACTCCGTATTTTAAAGATTATGCACAGAACTTTGAAGAATCAAATTCGTTTGAAAGTGAATATTTTGAAGGTGCAATATTAGCAGAAATCTATTATCTACCACCTAATGATCTTTCAAATATTTCAAAGAGATTTCTTGAGAGAAGTTATTTTATAAATCTAAATCAAGCAAAAACTGGTTGTGATAAGGAAATCTGTATTTCAGATATTTTAATGACAGTACAAGAGGGAAAAATAAAAATTTTTTCGAAAAGTAATAAAAGAGAAATTATACCTGTTAGAACATCTCCAAATGTTGATCTACCAAATTTCGACTTTTATAATATACTGAATTTGATTAGTGACCAATATAAAAAGCCTGCACTTATTTGGGATTGGAATTCCTACACCAATGAACCTTTTTTACCTAAAATTTCTTATAATGGTATTATTTTAGCCGAAAGAATGTGGAATCTTTCATTATTTACTATTCAAAAATTTTTAAAGAAGAATGAAATTTCACATAATGATTTAGCAGATTATTTAAATTCTCTAAATATTTCATCGTACGTGTTACTTAAATTGGAAAATGATAAAAAATTGTTAATTCATACAAAACATAATTTTTGTATTAAACTTTTGTTAAGTCATTTGTTAAAATACAAATATATTTCTTTGGAGGATTTCTCAGGCTACAGGGCAAGTGAGCTTGATTATTATAATGAAATTTTAATAACGGCCAAGAATATTGAAAAAAATGTTAGTCAATATTCCTTATTGAAATTTAGAGAAGATGAACTCGATACCAAACCAAAGATTCATTCTATTGGTAATAAGTGGATTTCCTTAGTGATAAAGGGTAATGAAAGAATTTTGGAAAATTTGGTGGTTGGCGATTTAGCTAGAATTATATTAAAACTTAAAAGTGCATCATTAATAAAAGAAATACATTTTTTAAGATTTGGTGGCGATAATTCTTTATTAAAGTTGAGAATTAAAGTAAAAAATAAACAGAATGTTTTAGAAGTTCTCAATACCATAAAAAAACCTATTTTTACTTTAATCGGAAAAGGTGACTTAGATGATTGTATATATGATAACTATATACCTGATTACAATAGATATGGAAAAGATGATATAAAATCAGTGCAAAAATTGTTTAATATTGACAGTATTTTAACACTTCGAATTTTAAAAAAGAAAAGATTCACCACTTATTCTGAACGTTGGAATTTTACTATTTTATCTGTTTTTAATTACCTACAACTGATTGATGGTTCTGTAGAACAGTATGAATACATTAAGTATATGAAGTCTGTGCTTTTTGAAGAATATAAAAAAGATGATCCAGTTGGTTTAAGAATTCAGTTAAATAACCTATATAGAAATCGGAAAAACTCAATTTTAAATACATTTAAATCCGATGTTTATAATTATCAGTTCTTTAACAACTGGAAACATGAAATTAAACAAATTAAAATTGATCGTGAAAATATTATGCACTGTATACATATGTTTGTAAATAGATTTTTCCCTAAAGATCAAAGAATAATTGAACTACAGATTTTCCATTGTTTAGAAAAATACTTGCTATCAACTATTAAACAAAAATAA
- a CDS encoding neutral zinc metallopeptidase translates to MKWQGGRKSDNFEDRRGMSGGQKLTLGGVGGIIVLIIGFLMGGDPSQLLQQAQNMTGTEQTGLPRELSAEETKLTDFSRIVLASTEDVWTKLFREQLGKNYKGTELLFYDGGTETGGCGIGKSSYGPFYCPGDQRIYLDLTFNNELKTKFGAKGEFALAYVIAHEVGHHIQQLVGLLPQTNSMRGKLSEVENNKISVMTELQADFYAGVWAHHVNKLSDIEIDYNDILDGMTAAEAVGDDKLQTQAQGYAVPDSFTHGTSAQRRAWFKKGYDSGDMQSGNTFQDPSLK, encoded by the coding sequence ATGAAATGGCAAGGAGGTAGAAAAAGTGACAACTTCGAAGATAGGAGAGGAATGTCAGGTGGTCAAAAATTAACTTTGGGCGGTGTAGGTGGGATTATTGTCTTAATAATTGGTTTTTTAATGGGAGGAGATCCATCTCAATTATTACAGCAGGCTCAAAATATGACGGGTACGGAGCAGACTGGACTACCAAGAGAACTTAGTGCCGAAGAGACTAAATTGACTGATTTTTCAAGAATTGTCCTAGCTAGTACTGAGGATGTGTGGACTAAACTTTTTAGAGAGCAGTTGGGAAAAAATTATAAAGGAACAGAATTGCTTTTTTATGATGGAGGAACAGAAACTGGAGGATGTGGCATCGGGAAATCTTCCTACGGCCCCTTCTATTGCCCTGGTGACCAACGAATTTATTTAGATTTAACTTTTAATAATGAATTAAAAACAAAGTTTGGCGCAAAAGGTGAGTTTGCTCTGGCATATGTAATTGCACATGAAGTAGGGCATCATATACAACAATTAGTGGGACTTTTACCTCAGACAAACAGCATGAGGGGAAAACTAAGTGAAGTTGAAAATAATAAAATTTCTGTCATGACCGAGTTGCAAGCTGATTTCTATGCAGGAGTTTGGGCACATCATGTTAATAAATTATCTGATATCGAGATTGACTATAATGATATTTTAGATGGTATGACAGCCGCTGAAGCAGTTGGAGATGATAAATTACAAACACAAGCTCAAGGCTATGCGGTACCTGATTCTTTTACACATGGTACCTCAGCTCAAAGACGAGCTTGGTTTAAGAAAGGTTATGATTCTGGTGATATGCAATCTGGAAATACGTTTCAAGATCCCAGCTTAAAATAG
- a CDS encoding PhnA domain-containing protein, whose protein sequence is MKLENQLFERAGNKCELSQATDNLTLYTLPPELQATAENTIVVCQKCADQLNKTTQLEAEYWKFLPDTMWSEVPAVQVAAWRMLNRLKNEGWASDALDILYLDDETLEWAKQTGDHENDGYVEFHLDSIGQQLFDGDSVVLTKTLDVKGSSIRATLGTVVKNIRLVFDNTEQIEGKIDGQTIVILTKYLRKQN, encoded by the coding sequence ATGAAACTAGAAAATCAACTATTCGAGAGAGCGGGAAATAAATGTGAATTGAGTCAAGCAACTGATAATTTAACATTATATACATTGCCCCCTGAGTTACAAGCTACAGCTGAAAACACGATTGTTGTTTGTCAGAAATGTGCCGATCAGTTAAATAAAACTACACAATTAGAAGCTGAATATTGGAAATTCCTACCCGATACCATGTGGTCTGAAGTACCAGCAGTACAGGTAGCTGCGTGGCGCATGTTAAATCGTTTAAAAAACGAAGGTTGGGCTTCTGATGCGTTAGATATTTTGTATCTGGATGACGAAACGTTAGAATGGGCAAAACAAACAGGAGATCATGAAAATGATGGATATGTCGAGTTTCATTTAGATAGTATCGGTCAACAATTATTTGACGGGGATTCTGTAGTCCTTACGAAAACATTGGATGTAAAAGGATCATCTATCCGGGCGACTTTAGGTACAGTCGTGAAGAATATTAGACTTGTGTTCGATAATACAGAACAAATTGAAGGAAAAATCGATGGTCAGACGATTGTGATTTTAACAAAATATTTAAGAAAGCAAAACTAA
- a CDS encoding polysaccharide deacetylase family protein, whose protein sequence is MKKAFNLGLFLGLLSVTSLALQSCNEGGSKKTDSVTIGTVDSIDDIDDLNKDTVEKEIKKDTIAVKGKKSILHHEVDTAKLLTDSVSPRYIYLTFDDGPLNGSQFIDSIATAKNIKINAFLIGKHDRMSKGLHKYYERYMNNPLVDCYNHSYNHANNKFTYFYSNAESAYEDFDKNEKELNLKHKIVRLPGRNIWYFADRKRIDMQSGSSTADLLYQNGYRSMGWDCEWKKGKPSGMPVESVSFIYRQINNRLRNGTSFSKNNVVLLMHDDMFQTRKAQKMLSDLIDSLKLHPNYEFAHMRDYPKQK, encoded by the coding sequence ATGAAGAAAGCATTCAATCTGGGGTTGTTCCTTGGATTATTATCGGTAACATCTCTTGCATTACAATCGTGCAATGAAGGTGGGAGTAAAAAGACAGATTCGGTTACTATTGGAACTGTTGATAGTATAGATGATATCGATGATTTAAATAAAGATACTGTCGAGAAAGAGATTAAAAAGGATACAATTGCTGTAAAGGGTAAAAAGAGTATTCTTCATCATGAAGTTGATACGGCGAAATTATTAACCGACTCTGTGTCTCCTCGTTATATTTATTTGACTTTTGATGATGGACCTTTAAATGGCAGTCAATTTATTGATTCAATAGCTACAGCAAAGAATATTAAGATTAATGCTTTTTTAATTGGAAAGCATGACCGAATGAGTAAGGGGTTGCATAAATATTATGAACGTTATATGAACAATCCGCTGGTGGATTGTTATAATCACAGTTACAATCATGCAAATAATAAGTTTACTTATTTTTATAGCAACGCAGAATCAGCGTATGAGGACTTTGATAAAAATGAAAAAGAACTGAATCTTAAACATAAGATTGTCCGTTTACCAGGACGTAATATTTGGTACTTTGCAGATCGTAAACGTATTGATATGCAAAGTGGTTCAAGTACGGCCGATTTATTATACCAAAATGGTTACCGCTCTATGGGATGGGACTGTGAATGGAAAAAGGGTAAACCTTCTGGTATGCCAGTCGAATCGGTGAGTTTTATATATCGTCAGATAAATAATAGATTACGTAACGGCACCTCATTTTCGAAGAATAACGTTGTTCTGTTGATGCATGATGATATGTTTCAGACAAGAAAAGCACAGAAAATGTTAAGTGATTTAATCGATAGTTTGAAGTTACATCCAAATTACGAATTTGCACATATGCGTGATTATCCGAAACAGAAATAA
- a CDS encoding protein-disulfide reductase DsbD family protein: MKRFIIKLLLLIVLLPAFAHAQEADTLLKMDELEFVDGGISEVSTDSVVVDTAQNLKKTTAVITTEEHASSESLLGIFLAGLLGGFTALLMPCIFPMLPLTVSFFTKGNQNKSQSFIRALFYGISIIVIYVVLGLAVTMIFGSDALNALSTNGVFNFFFFLMLVAFGASFLGAFEINLPSSWVNKMDAKSDKGGWAGIFFMAATLALVSFSCTGPIIGTLLVQAATSGALLGPAVGMFGFSFALAIPFALFALFPSAMKAMPKSGGWLNSVKVVLGFLELAFALKFLSNVDLAYHWNWFDREVFLSLWIVIFGLMGLYLLGKIKFSHDSNLPHLSVIRTFIAIIVLSFTVYMIPGLWGAPLKSISAFLPPQSTQDFDLNQGSLIGGSHVTDVSKRKYSDLFHAPLGLNVFFDYEEGLQYAKTHHKMVMLDFTGHACVNCRKMEANVWTDVQVRSFLTNNVVIIQLYVDDRTELAVEDQQKTSSGKLLKTIGSKWSYLQSSQFESNSQPFYVLMNPANRQVLVKPKGADYDATTYLAYLNEGLKAFSLIK, encoded by the coding sequence ATGAAAAGATTCATCATAAAATTATTACTTTTAATAGTTCTTCTTCCAGCTTTTGCGCATGCTCAGGAGGCAGATACTTTACTTAAGATGGACGAACTGGAGTTCGTTGATGGTGGTATTTCTGAAGTTTCGACTGATTCTGTAGTTGTTGATACTGCACAGAATCTTAAGAAAACTACGGCTGTAATCACAACAGAAGAGCATGCAAGTAGTGAATCTCTACTTGGAATATTTTTAGCAGGATTATTAGGCGGTTTTACTGCCCTATTAATGCCTTGTATTTTCCCCATGTTACCGCTCACTGTCAGTTTCTTCACAAAGGGAAATCAAAATAAATCGCAATCTTTTATTCGTGCTTTGTTTTATGGAATTTCTATTATAGTTATTTATGTTGTTCTTGGTTTAGCGGTAACGATGATTTTTGGTTCGGATGCCCTTAATGCTTTATCAACGAACGGTGTCTTTAATTTTTTCTTTTTCTTAATGTTGGTTGCTTTTGGAGCTTCTTTTTTGGGGGCATTTGAAATTAATTTACCAAGTTCATGGGTAAATAAGATGGATGCAAAATCTGATAAAGGCGGATGGGCTGGTATTTTCTTTATGGCAGCAACTTTAGCTTTAGTATCTTTTTCTTGTACTGGACCTATTATCGGAACTTTATTGGTACAGGCAGCTACAAGTGGAGCTTTGTTAGGTCCGGCTGTAGGTATGTTTGGATTTTCTTTTGCATTAGCTATACCTTTTGCTCTTTTTGCATTATTTCCTAGTGCTATGAAAGCCATGCCTAAATCAGGTGGTTGGCTTAACAGTGTTAAAGTTGTTTTAGGATTTTTAGAATTGGCATTTGCACTGAAATTTCTTTCTAATGTTGATTTAGCTTATCACTGGAACTGGTTCGACCGTGAAGTCTTTTTGTCTTTATGGATTGTTATATTTGGTTTAATGGGACTGTATTTACTTGGAAAAATCAAATTTTCTCATGACAGTAATCTGCCACATTTGTCAGTAATCCGTACGTTCATAGCTATTATTGTACTATCGTTTACGGTATACATGATTCCTGGATTATGGGGTGCTCCTTTAAAATCAATATCTGCTTTTTTACCGCCACAAAGCACGCAGGACTTTGATTTAAATCAAGGCTCATTGATTGGTGGATCGCATGTAACAGACGTTTCTAAACGCAAATATTCAGATTTATTTCATGCACCGCTGGGCTTAAATGTGTTTTTTGATTACGAGGAGGGTTTACAATATGCTAAAACCCATCATAAAATGGTTATGCTTGATTTTACAGGCCATGCTTGTGTTAATTGTAGGAAAATGGAAGCTAATGTTTGGACAGATGTGCAGGTTCGTTCATTTTTGACAAATAATGTCGTTATCATCCAACTTTATGTTGATGACCGCACTGAGCTTGCTGTTGAAGATCAACAAAAAACGAGTTCGGGAAAATTGTTGAAGACAATTGGAAGTAAGTGGAGTTATTTACAATCGAGTCAGTTTGAATCCAATTCACAACCTTTTTATGTGCTTATGAATCCTGCAAACCGTCAGGTTTTGGTTAAACCAAAAGGTGCTGATTATGATGCTACTACTTATCTGGCCTATTTAAATGAAGGTTTGAAAGCATTTTCTTTGATCAAATAG